A genomic window from Lutra lutra chromosome 17, mLutLut1.2, whole genome shotgun sequence includes:
- the LOC125088425 gene encoding protein FAM187B-like translates to MLTTPWLLLSLAIPALGFHTTFSCPNEKQCQKALLSDNDIFLPCNSSGAQWYFFFLQDKASWSNKVSRVSNIEIIPGTGILIRDPAPSQTGFYHCQDRDGIQVVQYEIDFQDVSTLHITHRGLGQKPLQNETLSLGGAELIFTRWEPWQDCNRCGEPGERKRLGYCYIKEPLQEPMPCWLYLGDLKLWSSRMRPEMQVEACQVPCKISTVDFITFDNFEIREDLGSVWLTCPRGSIYRPILWEVNDIPLTWQGQLSNQVLSSILEPTNGGRQLQVFEPAIYKCFVKQELMARFNPRPFPDVPETLQQEEAGPQLESREARKGKARSVLKGLKLMLLVGIFLGLLGLLLKLCHPSQHKRSDQVLLVK, encoded by the exons ATGCTCACAACCCCATGGCTGCTTCTCAGTCTCGCCATCCCTGCGCTGGGCTTCCACACGACCTTCAGCTGTCCCAACGAGAAGCAATGCCAGAAAGCCCTCCTCTCTGACAATGACATCTTTCTGCCCTGCAACTCTTCTGGGGCACAGTGGTACTTCTTCTTCCTGCAAGACAAGGCCAGCTGGTCCAACAAAGTCTCTAGAGTTTCCAACATAGAAATCATACCCGGGACCGGCATTCTCATCCGAGACCCGGCGCCCTCCCAGACGGGCTTCTACCACTGCCAGGACAGGGACGGCATCCAAGTGGTGCAGTACGAGATTGACTTCCAAGATGTCAGCACCTTACACATCACCCACAGAGGACTGGGCCAGAAGCCCCTGCAGAATGAGACCCTGAGTCTGGGTGGCGCGGAACTCATCTTCACCCGCTGGGAGCCCTGGCAGGACTGTAACCGCTGCGGGGAGCCCGGGGAGCGGAAACGGCTGGGCTACTGCTACATCAAGGAGCCTCTACAGGAGCCCATGCCGTGCTGGCTCTATCTGGGGGATCTGAAGCTTTGGTCCAGCCGCATGCGGCCAGAGATGCAGGTGGAGGCCTGCCAGGTCCCATGCAAAATATCCACGGTGGATTTCATCACCTTCGACAACTTCGAGATCAGGGAGGATTTGGGGTCCGTGTGGCTCACCTGCCCCCGGGGATCTATCTACAG GCCCATCCTCTGGGAAGTCAATGACATCCCCCTGACCTGGCAGGGCCAGCTCTCCAACCAGGTCCTGAGCAGCATTCTGGAACCCACCAACGGCGGCAGGCAGCTTCAGGTCTTCGAGCCGGCCATTTACAAGTGCTTTGTGAAGCAGGAGCTCATGGCTCGCTTCAACCCCAGGCCCTTTCCGGACGTGCCGGAGACCCTCCAGCAAGAGGAAGCCGGACCACAGCTGGAGTCGAGGGAGGCCCGGAAGGGGAAGGCCAGGTCCGTCCTCAAGGGGCTCAAGCTGATGCTGCTGGTAGGCATCTTTCTGGGCCTGCTGGGCCTGCTGCTCAAGCTCTGCCACCCTTCCCAGCACAAAAGAAGCGACCAGGTGCTGCTGGTGAAATAA